A window of the Brassica oleracea var. oleracea cultivar TO1000 chromosome C1, BOL, whole genome shotgun sequence genome harbors these coding sequences:
- the LOC106313125 gene encoding chlorophyll a-b binding protein 8, chloroplastic-like, translating to MAAQGLVSSSLTSSVQTARQIFGAKPAVSVSQRKVSLVVKAASTPPAKQGANRQLWFASSQSLSYLDGSLPGDFGFDPLGLSDPEGTGGFIEPRWLAYGEIINGRFAMLGAAGAIAPEILGKAGLIPADTALPWFQTGVIPPAGTYSYWADPYTLFVLEMALMGFAEHRRLQDWYNPGSMGKQYFLGLEKGFAGSGDPAYPGGPFFNPLGFGKDEKSMKELKLKEVKNGRLAMLAILGYFVQGLVTGVGPYQNLLDHLADPVNNNVLTSLKFH from the exons ATGGCAGCACAAGGGCTTGTGTCTTCTTCACTTACTTCCTCTGTTCAGACTGCTAGACAGATATTCGGCGCAAAACCAGCTGTGTCCGTATCACAGAGGAAGGTTTCCTTGGTTGTTAAGGCTGCCTCAACTCCACCTGCCAAG CAAGGAGCAAACAGGCAATTGTGGTTTGCATCATCACAGAGTCTCTCTTACTTGGATGGCAG CTTACCTGGCGACTTTGGATTCGATCCGCTTGGTCTTTCAGACCCAGAGGGTACTGGAGGCTTCATCGAGCCGAGATGGCTGGCCTACGGAGAGATCATCAACGGGAGGTTCGCTATGTTGGGTGCAGCTGGAGCTATTGCACCTGAGATTCTAGGAAAGGCCGGTCTGATTCCTGCAGACACTGCTCTTCCCTGGTTCCAAACCGGTGTGATTCCACCTGCAGGGACATACAGCTACTGGGCAGACCCTTACACACTCTTTGTTCTCGAGATGGCTTTGATGGGTTTTGCTGAGCACAGGAGGTTGCAGGACTGGTACAACCCAGGATCTATGGGTAAACAATACTTCTTGGGTCTAGAGAAAGGTTTCGCCGGTTCAGGTGACCCGGCTTACCCCGGTGGACCTTTCTTCAACCCTCTTGGGTTTGGAAAAGACGAGAAGTCGATGAAGGAGTTGAAACTCAAGGAGGTCAAGAACGGTAGACTGGCAATGCTCGCCATCCTAGGCTATTTTGTGCAGGGACTAGTGACCGGTGTGGGGCCTTACCAGAACCTTCTTGATCATTTGGCGGATCCCGTCAACAACAATGTCTTGACCAGCCTCAAGTTCCACTGA
- the LOC106313096 gene encoding MLO-like protein 6 yields the protein MADKVDERTLQQTSTWAVAVVCFFLLLISIVIEKLIHKLGNWFKRKNKKALYEALEKVKAELMLMGFISLLLTIGQNYISQICVSESIAASMRPCSRSEEEKNYPNTKKDTGKDVGDEENSGRKLLELVVSFIPRRSLATKGYDKCAEKGQVAFVSSYGMHQLHIFIFVLAVCHVIYCILTYALGKTKMRRWKRWEEETKTIEYQYSHDPERFRFARDTSFGRRHLNFWSKSTITLWIACFFRQFFGSVTKVDYLTLRHGFIMAHLAPGSDARFDFRKYIQRSLEEDFKTIVEISPVIWFVAVLFLLTNTNGLNSYVWQPFIPLVVILIVGTKLQVIITKLGLLIQEKGDIVKGMPLVRPGDHLFWFGRPRFILFLVHLVLFTNAFQLAFFAWTTYEFKLKNCFHKNTVDVVIRISAGVIVQVLCSYVTLPLYALVTQMGTKMKPTVFNERVAVALKSWHHTAKKQMKHGRTSESTTPFSSRTATPTHGSSPIHLLHNVHKRSRSADESLANSMSPRRNSDFDTWDVESQQEPSSSSSAKYHSRFREEDSEKKNPASSSAVELGQLRTHQHEICSISLRDFSFK from the exons ATGGCAGATAAGGTGGATGAAAGAACGCTTCAGCAGACTTCCACGTGGGCGGTCGCCGTTGTTTGCTTCTTCTTGCTTCTAATTTCGATTGTCATTGAGAAACTGATCCACAAATTAGGAAAT TGGTTTAAAAGGAAGAACAAAAAGGCTCTGTATGAAGCTCTTGAAAAAGTGAAAGCAG AGCTTATGCTGATGGGATTCATATCACTACTGCTAACAATTGGACAAAACTATATCTCACAAATTTGCGTCTCCGAGAGCATTGCAGCATCAATGCGCCCTTGCAGTAGATCCGAAGAAGAGAAGAATTATCCCAATACAAAAAAAGATACCGGGAAGGACGTAGGAGATGAAGAAAACTCTGGTCGAAAGCTTCTCGAGTTAGTCGTTTCTTTCATTCCTCGAAGGAGTTTGGCTACCAAAGGCTATGACAAGTGTGCAGAGAAG GGACAAGTGGCTTTTGTATCGTCCTACGGGATGCATCAGCTGCATATATTCATCTTCGTTCTTGCTGTTTGTCATGTGATCTACTGCATTCTAACTTATGCTTTGGGAAAGACCAAG ATGAGAAGATGGAAGAGGTGGGAAGAGGAGACAAAGACAATTGAATATCAGTATTCACACG ATCCTGAGAGGTTTAGGTTTGCGAGGGATACATCTTTTGGGCGTAGACATCTGAACTTCTGGAGCAAATCGACTATTACACTGTGGATTGCATGTTTCTTCAGACAGTTTTTTGGATCTGTAACCAAAGTTGATTACTTAACGCTGAGACATGGTTTCATCATG GCCCATTTGGCTCCAGGGAGTGATGCGAGGTTCGATTTCCGAAAGTACATTCAAAGATCATTAGAGGAAGATTTCAAAACTATCGTTGAAATCAG TCCTGTGATATGGTTTGTAGCCGTGCTATTCCTCCTGACCAACACAAACG GATTGAATTCTTACGTCTGGCAACCATTCATTCCCTTAGTT GTGATACTTATAGTTGGAACAAAACTTCAAGTGATAATAACAAAACTAGGACTTCTAATCCAAGAGAAAGGGGACATAGTGAAAGGCATGCCGCTTGTTCGGCCCGGTGATCATCTCTTCTGGTTCGGTCGTCCACGTTTCATTCTCTTCCTCGTTCACTTAGTCCTTTTCACG AATGCGTTTCAACTAGCTTTCTTTGCATGGACTACG TATGAGTTCAAGCTCAAGAACTGTTTCCACAAGAACACTGTAGATGTGGTCATCAGAATTTCAGCTGG AGTTATTGTACAGGTTCTTTGCAGCTACGTTACTCTTCCTCTATACGCTCTTGTTACTCAG ATGGGTACCAAGATGAAACCTACAGTGTTCAACGAGAGAGTAGCAGTAGCTTTAAAGAGTTGGCACCACACAGCTAAGAAGCAGATGAAACATGGAAGAACCTCAGAGTCAACTACGCCTTTCTCTAGCCGTACAGCTACACCAACACACGGTTCTTCTCCGATCCATCTCCTCCACAACGTCCACAAACGAAGCAGAAGCGCTGATGAAAGTTTGGCTAACTCAATGTCTCCGAGGAGAAACTCTGACTTCGACACGTGGGATGTTGAGTCTCAACAAGAACCTTCTTCTTCTTCTTCCGCAAAGTATCATTCTAGGTTTAGGGAAGAAGACTCAGAGAAGAAGAATCCAGCATCTTCTTCAGCTGTGGAGCTTGGACAACTAAGAACTCACCAGCATGAGATTTGTAGTATTAGCTTGAGGGATTTTTCGTTTAAGTGA